The Klebsiella sp. RHBSTW-00484 genome includes a window with the following:
- a CDS encoding lysozyme, which produces MSPLKPLLSPQGLNFIKQVQGLALDPYWDENGLRVIGYGHVLNDYEIFSHFTREVADTLLIVDLLQCQRELQRNLKIQLNQSQYDALVSLAFSCGPSSPTLNTILTHLNQQRFAQALAVWRNIRSGHQQRQEECVRFSVAVD; this is translated from the coding sequence ATGTCCCCACTGAAACCGTTGCTAAGCCCGCAGGGTCTGAACTTTATTAAACAAGTTCAAGGATTAGCGCTCGACCCCTATTGGGATGAGAACGGCCTGCGCGTGATTGGCTACGGCCATGTTCTCAATGACTATGAAATCTTCAGTCACTTTACGCGGGAGGTCGCGGATACTTTACTTATCGTGGATCTCCTGCAATGCCAACGGGAACTCCAGCGGAACCTCAAAATTCAGCTCAATCAATCACAATACGATGCGCTGGTCTCTTTAGCCTTTAGCTGTGGCCCGTCGTCTCCCACACTCAATACTATTTTGACTCACCTCAACCAGCAGCGATTTGCACAAGCGCTGGCCGTGTGGAGAAATATCCGCAGCGGCCATCAGCAACGACAAGAAGAGTGTGTAAGATTTTCCGTTGCAGTAGATTAA
- a CDS encoding iron-containing alcohol dehydrogenase yields the protein MLTPFNVLTPGNIRFGRGLARSAAPWLAGHSAQILLVHGASLQRAEFLLAELRAHQLDVTTLSIAHEPCLQDIEQGVRLAREKGIGAVVSLGGGAVIDAGKAIAALVPAQGAALEYLEVVGTGRVLEANPLPFVAIPTTAGTGAEVTKNAVINVPEQQRKVSLRDDRMLPDLAIVDPSLTDNAPRAVTLASGLDAITQVIEPYLCTRTNPFTDALCRETIPRGIKALKTLMEKECPDSRDEMAWVSLCGGLALANAGLGVIHGLAGPLGGLSNAAHGALCGSLLPFGLALNEAQISDEKIKQRFAEVRQWLAAGLDVEPSNAWESLREWSQRAGLGNLHDLGVPRDALEPAALAASSSSSMKANPVMLTSEQLLEMLEAAWE from the coding sequence ATGTTGACCCCTTTTAACGTTTTAACACCGGGCAATATCCGCTTTGGACGCGGCCTTGCTCGTAGCGCAGCCCCCTGGCTCGCCGGGCATTCCGCGCAGATACTGCTGGTTCACGGCGCCAGCCTGCAACGCGCTGAGTTTTTGCTGGCGGAACTGCGCGCGCATCAGCTTGACGTCACCACTCTATCTATCGCCCATGAACCTTGCTTACAGGATATTGAACAGGGCGTTCGCCTGGCGCGGGAAAAGGGCATCGGGGCGGTGGTCAGTCTCGGTGGCGGCGCGGTGATTGACGCAGGCAAAGCGATTGCGGCGCTGGTTCCGGCTCAGGGAGCGGCTCTCGAGTATCTGGAGGTGGTTGGTACCGGGCGCGTGTTAGAGGCTAACCCGCTACCGTTCGTCGCTATCCCCACAACCGCTGGCACAGGAGCGGAGGTGACGAAAAATGCGGTGATTAACGTCCCCGAACAGCAGCGTAAAGTGAGCCTGCGCGACGATCGTATGCTGCCGGACCTGGCGATTGTTGACCCATCGCTCACTGACAACGCACCGCGAGCAGTGACGTTAGCTTCCGGCCTCGACGCCATCACCCAGGTGATCGAGCCATACCTCTGCACCCGTACCAATCCCTTTACCGATGCGCTGTGCCGGGAGACGATCCCGCGCGGCATTAAGGCCCTCAAAACGCTAATGGAAAAAGAGTGCCCGGATAGCCGCGACGAGATGGCGTGGGTCAGCCTGTGCGGCGGTCTGGCGCTGGCCAATGCCGGACTCGGCGTGATCCACGGCCTGGCTGGTCCGCTGGGCGGCCTAAGCAATGCCGCCCACGGCGCGCTTTGCGGCAGCCTGCTACCCTTCGGCCTGGCGCTGAATGAAGCGCAGATTAGCGATGAGAAAATCAAACAACGCTTTGCTGAGGTGCGGCAATGGCTGGCCGCCGGGCTGGATGTTGAGCCGAGCAACGCCTGGGAGAGCCTGCGAGAGTGGAGCCAGCGCGCGGGTCTGGGCAATCTGCACGATCTCGGCGTACCGCGCGACGCCCTGGAGCCTGCGGCGCTCGCCGCCAGCAGCTCATCATCGATGAAGGCTAACCCGGTGATGCTGACCAGCGAACAGCTGCTGGAGATGCTGGAAGCCGCGTGGGAATAA
- a CDS encoding alpha,alpha-trehalase, which translates to MFSQKLRNVDDDELRIENDLCYEADPYELKLDEMFDAEPEPEIIEGLPASDALTPADRYLELFAHVQKSRIFIDSKTFPDCAPKQDPLDILIHYRRVRRTPDFDLRQFVEEHFWLPDDRAEDYVSDPKRSLKEHIDNLWPILTREPQDHIPWSSLLALPQSYIVPGGRFSETYYWDSYFTMLGLAESGREDLLKCMADNFAWMIEMYGHIPNGNRTYYLSRSQPPVFALMVELFEEDGVRGAKRYLDHLQMEYRFWMDGAESLIPNQAYRHVVRMPDGSLLNRYWDDRDTPRDESWREDVETAKRSGRPPNEVYRDLRAGAESGWDYSSRWLRDVTRLASIRTTQFIPIDLNALLFKLENTIANLSGLKGDRETEAAFRQKANDRRAAVTRYLWDDESGCFRDYDWRREQLALFSAASIVALYVGMATHEQADQLADAVRARLLTPGGIMATEYESGEQWDKPNGWAPLQWMAVQGFKMYGQDPLGDEIAQSWLQTVNHYYKRHHKLIEKYHIASATPHEGGGGEYPLQDGFGWTNGVVRRLIGLYGEPS; encoded by the coding sequence ATGTTCAGCCAGAAATTACGCAACGTTGATGACGACGAGTTGAGGATCGAAAACGATCTGTGCTACGAAGCCGATCCGTATGAGTTAAAACTGGATGAAATGTTCGACGCCGAACCTGAACCGGAGATCATCGAAGGGCTGCCCGCCTCGGACGCCCTGACCCCGGCGGACCGCTATCTGGAACTGTTCGCCCACGTGCAAAAATCACGTATTTTCATCGATAGCAAAACCTTCCCTGACTGCGCGCCGAAGCAGGATCCGCTGGATATCTTGATCCACTATCGTCGCGTGAGACGCACGCCCGACTTTGATTTACGCCAGTTCGTTGAAGAACACTTCTGGCTGCCGGACGACCGCGCCGAGGATTATGTCTCCGATCCCAAGCGATCGCTTAAAGAGCATATCGATAATCTGTGGCCGATCCTCACCCGCGAACCGCAGGATCATATTCCCTGGTCATCACTGCTGGCGTTACCCCAGTCCTACATCGTACCCGGCGGGCGTTTCAGCGAAACCTATTACTGGGACTCCTACTTCACCATGTTGGGGCTGGCGGAAAGCGGCCGGGAAGATTTGCTGAAATGCATGGCCGACAACTTCGCGTGGATGATTGAAATGTATGGCCATATCCCTAACGGCAACCGCACCTACTATCTCAGCCGCTCGCAGCCGCCGGTCTTCGCGCTGATGGTCGAACTGTTCGAGGAGGATGGCGTGCGCGGCGCAAAACGTTATCTTGACCATCTGCAAATGGAATATCGCTTCTGGATGGACGGCGCGGAATCGCTGATACCTAACCAGGCCTATCGCCACGTGGTGCGCATGCCGGACGGCTCGCTGCTGAACCGCTACTGGGACGATCGCGATACGCCGCGCGACGAATCCTGGCGTGAAGATGTGGAAACAGCAAAACGCTCCGGGCGACCGCCGAACGAGGTTTACCGCGACCTGCGGGCCGGGGCGGAATCCGGCTGGGATTACTCCAGCCGCTGGCTGCGCGATGTTACCCGACTGGCGAGCATCCGCACCACTCAGTTTATCCCCATTGATTTGAACGCCTTGCTGTTCAAGCTGGAAAACACCATCGCCAATCTTTCTGGCCTGAAGGGCGATCGCGAGACGGAAGCAGCTTTTCGCCAGAAGGCCAATGACCGCCGGGCGGCAGTCACCCGCTACCTATGGGACGACGAGAGCGGCTGCTTTCGCGATTACGACTGGCGTCGCGAGCAGTTGGCGCTCTTCTCTGCCGCCAGCATCGTTGCGCTGTACGTCGGCATGGCGACCCATGAACAAGCTGACCAGCTCGCCGATGCGGTACGCGCACGCCTGCTGACTCCCGGCGGCATCATGGCGACCGAGTATGAAAGCGGCGAGCAGTGGGATAAACCCAACGGCTGGGCGCCGCTTCAGTGGATGGCGGTGCAGGGTTTTAAAATGTACGGTCAGGACCCGCTGGGTGACGAGATTGCCCAAAGCTGGCTGCAAACGGTGAACCATTACTACAAACGGCACCATAAGCTGATTGAAAAGTACCATATTGCCAGCGCCACGCCGCATGAGGGCGGCGGCGGGGAATATCCGCTCCAGGATGGCTTCGGCTGGACCAACGGCGTGGTGCGGCGGTTAATCGGTCTGTACGGCGAACCTTCGTAG
- a CDS encoding 23S rRNA (adenine(2030)-N(6))-methyltransferase RlmJ, giving the protein MLSYRHSFHAGNHADVLKHTVQSLIIESLKEKEKPFLYLDTHAGAGRYQLSGEHAERTGEYLEGIARIWQQDDLPAELEPYISVVQHFNRSGQLRYYPGSPLIARQLLREHDSLQMTELHPSDFPLLRSEFQKDDRARVEKADGYQQLKSKLPPVSRRGLVLIDPPYEIKSDYQAVVTGIHEGYKRFATGTYALWYPVVLRAQIKRMIKELEATGIRKILQIELAVRPDSDQRGMTASGMIVINPPWKLEQQMNNVLPWLHKKLVPNGIGHATVSWIVPE; this is encoded by the coding sequence ATGCTCAGTTATCGCCACAGCTTTCACGCAGGCAACCACGCCGACGTCCTTAAACACACCGTTCAGAGTCTGATCATTGAATCGCTCAAAGAGAAAGAAAAACCGTTTCTCTATCTGGATACCCACGCCGGTGCAGGCCGCTATCAGCTGAGCGGCGAGCACGCCGAGCGTACTGGTGAATATCTTGAAGGTATCGCCCGCATCTGGCAGCAGGATGACCTGCCCGCCGAGCTGGAGCCGTATATCTCCGTCGTCCAGCATTTCAACCGCAGCGGTCAATTGCGCTACTACCCGGGCTCCCCACTGATTGCCCGTCAGCTGCTGCGCGAGCATGACAGCCTACAGATGACCGAGCTGCACCCGAGCGATTTCCCGCTGCTGCGCTCCGAGTTTCAGAAAGACGACCGCGCCCGCGTGGAAAAAGCCGATGGCTACCAGCAACTTAAATCTAAGCTGCCGCCCGTTTCTCGCCGTGGGCTAGTGCTTATCGACCCGCCTTACGAAATCAAAAGCGACTACCAGGCGGTAGTGACCGGTATTCATGAAGGCTACAAGCGCTTTGCGACCGGTACCTACGCGCTGTGGTATCCGGTGGTGCTGCGAGCACAGATTAAGCGCATGATCAAAGAGTTAGAAGCCACCGGCATTCGCAAAATTCTGCAAATTGAGCTGGCGGTACGCCCGGACAGCGATCAGCGCGGCATGACCGCCTCCGGGATGATCGTCATCAACCCACCGTGGAAGCTGGAGCAGCAGATGAACAACGTGCTGCCGTGGCTGCATAAGAAACTGGTACCGAACGGTATCGGCCACGCAACGGTCAGTTGGATCGTGCCAGAGTAA
- a CDS encoding SDR family NAD(P)-dependent oxidoreductase: MTQRIALVTGGSRGLGKNAALKLAAKGTDIILTYHSNSQAALEVVAEIERTGVKAAALPLNVGDVSSFESFAQKVAELLQQRWQRDTFDYLLNNAGIGLNVAFAQTSEAQFDELMNIQFKGPFFLTQRLLPLLQDGGRILNVSSGLARFALPGYAAYASMKGAMEVLTRYQAKELGARGISVNIIAPGAIETDFGGGVVRDNAQVNQHIAAQTALGRVGLPDDIGDAIAALLSDDLHWMNAQRVEVSGGMLL; this comes from the coding sequence ATGACACAACGTATTGCTTTAGTGACCGGCGGCAGCCGTGGATTGGGAAAAAATGCCGCGCTGAAGCTGGCAGCGAAGGGAACCGATATTATTCTGACTTACCACAGCAACTCGCAGGCGGCGCTGGAAGTTGTCGCAGAAATTGAGCGAACAGGCGTGAAAGCTGCGGCATTACCTTTAAACGTCGGTGATGTTAGCAGTTTTGAAAGCTTTGCTCAGAAGGTGGCGGAATTACTTCAGCAGCGCTGGCAGCGCGACACCTTCGACTATTTATTGAACAATGCCGGTATCGGTCTGAACGTTGCTTTTGCGCAGACCAGCGAAGCCCAGTTTGATGAGCTGATGAACATCCAGTTTAAGGGACCGTTTTTCCTCACCCAGCGCCTGCTGCCGTTATTGCAGGATGGGGGGCGTATTCTTAATGTTTCCAGTGGGCTGGCGCGTTTTGCTCTGCCAGGCTATGCGGCTTATGCCTCAATGAAGGGGGCGATGGAAGTGCTGACACGCTATCAGGCAAAAGAACTCGGAGCGCGGGGAATATCGGTCAATATCATCGCTCCAGGCGCGATTGAAACCGATTTTGGCGGCGGCGTGGTGCGGGATAATGCGCAGGTCAACCAGCATATCGCCGCGCAAACGGCGCTGGGAAGAGTCGGTCTGCCGGATGATATCGGCGATGCCATTGCCGCGTTGCTGAGTGACGATCTTCACTGGATGAACGCCCAGCGGGTGGAAGTCTCCGGCGGTATGCTCTTATAA
- the yhjD gene encoding inner membrane protein YhjD: MTPENDAQRPTQDLGQQPEKNKSTLAAINDSSVAKKANQALKSVTGTAEKVQRNPIIAHLIRAAERFNDRLGNQFGAAITYFSFLSMIPILMVSFAAAGFVLASHPTLLQDIFDKILLNVSDPMLAATLKNTISTAVQQRTTVGIVGLLVALYSGINWMGNLREAIRAQSRDVWERTPQDQEKIWVKYFRDLISLVGLLVALVITLSITSVAGSAQQMIISALYLDSIEWLKPAWRLIGLAISIFANYLLFFWIFWRLPRHRPRRKALIRGTLIAAIGFEIIKIIMTWTLPALVKSPSGAAFGSVLGIMAFFYFFARLTLFCAAWIATAEYKDDRRMPGKTHD; the protein is encoded by the coding sequence ATGACGCCGGAAAACGACGCTCAACGCCCGACCCAGGATCTGGGCCAACAGCCGGAAAAAAACAAAAGCACCCTCGCTGCGATCAACGACTCCAGCGTCGCCAAAAAAGCCAATCAGGCGCTGAAAAGCGTCACCGGGACAGCAGAAAAAGTTCAGCGCAACCCCATTATTGCGCATCTGATCCGCGCAGCTGAACGCTTCAACGACCGGCTTGGCAATCAGTTTGGCGCGGCAATCACCTACTTCTCGTTTTTATCGATGATCCCCATTCTGATGGTCTCTTTCGCAGCCGCTGGTTTTGTTCTGGCCTCGCACCCCACGCTGCTACAGGATATTTTCGATAAAATCCTGCTCAACGTTAGCGACCCGATGCTGGCGGCAACGCTGAAAAATACCATCAGCACCGCCGTGCAGCAGCGTACCACCGTCGGTATCGTCGGCCTGCTGGTGGCGCTCTACTCCGGGATTAACTGGATGGGCAACCTGCGCGAAGCGATTCGCGCCCAGTCGCGCGACGTCTGGGAACGCACACCACAAGATCAGGAGAAGATTTGGGTAAAATACTTCCGCGATCTTATCTCGCTAGTAGGCCTGCTGGTTGCGCTGGTGATTACCTTATCAATCACCTCAGTCGCAGGCTCGGCCCAGCAAATGATTATTTCGGCGCTCTATCTCGATAGCATTGAGTGGCTGAAACCAGCATGGCGGCTGATTGGCCTGGCGATATCCATTTTCGCCAACTATCTATTATTTTTCTGGATATTTTGGCGGCTCCCGCGCCATCGTCCCCGCCGCAAGGCCCTGATTCGCGGTACCCTGATTGCGGCTATTGGCTTTGAGATAATCAAAATCATCATGACCTGGACGCTACCTGCGCTAGTGAAATCCCCTTCCGGCGCGGCGTTTGGCTCGGTACTGGGGATAATGGCCTTCTTCTATTTCTTCGCCCGGTTGACGCTTTTCTGCGCCGCATGGATTGCCACCGCCGAGTATAAAGATGACCGCCGAATGCCGGGTAAAACCCACGATTGA
- a CDS encoding response regulator transcription factor, whose translation MQVIMFDRQSIFIHGMKIGLQQHIPEIDIFGTCQAEQLWQKLTAHPEALLILDGDMHSEFCCWLLQEKQLRFPQTQVLLIVSDDSKSWLQRVLSYNVRAIVQREESLQTFAQAINSILLGLLCLPGDWLMTAETRDNKLVHLSHRQREILQLLAAGDSNKEISRALNISAGTVKAHLESLYRRLDVKNRTQAAMVFNGVSET comes from the coding sequence ATGCAGGTAATCATGTTTGACAGGCAGTCGATATTTATTCATGGAATGAAAATTGGCCTTCAGCAACACATTCCTGAAATTGATATTTTTGGTACCTGTCAGGCAGAGCAACTCTGGCAGAAGCTGACGGCGCATCCGGAAGCTCTGCTGATTCTGGATGGCGATATGCACAGTGAATTTTGCTGCTGGTTGTTACAGGAAAAACAGCTACGCTTTCCGCAAACTCAGGTGCTGCTGATTGTTTCTGATGATAGCAAGAGCTGGCTGCAGCGCGTGCTCTCCTACAATGTGCGCGCGATTGTTCAGCGCGAAGAGAGTCTGCAAACTTTTGCCCAGGCGATTAACAGCATCCTGCTTGGGCTGCTTTGTTTGCCTGGTGATTGGTTAATGACCGCAGAAACCCGGGATAATAAATTGGTTCATTTGAGCCATCGTCAGCGTGAGATTCTCCAGTTGCTGGCTGCGGGAGATTCGAATAAAGAGATTAGCCGGGCTTTAAATATTAGCGCCGGTACAGTAAAGGCTCATCTTGAGTCGTTGTATCGCCGACTGGATGTGAAAAATCGTACTCAGGCGGCGATGGTGTTTAATGGCGTCAGCGAAACTTAA
- a CDS encoding GNAT family N-acetyltransferase gives MPELLTPRLRCSPLQLDDWPLFLSLQQDAQVMLYVSDARSVAEIREIFDSRLPVWSPGAAHWLCLVVRDRQTHSPLGFTGYHHHTNDSAEVGFLFAPQAQGKGYGYESLRALCDYAFSAGGIRRLTATVTAGNQASKSLLQKVGFRQEGELRECYWLNGRWHNDWLFGLLRHDYNQPGPSGE, from the coding sequence ATGCCTGAACTCCTTACTCCACGCCTGCGCTGCTCACCGCTGCAGCTCGATGACTGGCCGCTTTTTCTCTCTCTGCAACAAGACGCTCAGGTGATGCTTTACGTCTCCGATGCTCGTTCAGTGGCTGAAATTCGCGAGATTTTTGATTCACGCCTGCCTGTATGGTCGCCCGGCGCTGCCCACTGGCTGTGCCTGGTGGTACGCGATCGACAGACTCACTCGCCCCTTGGCTTCACCGGATACCATCACCACACAAACGATAGCGCCGAAGTAGGCTTTCTGTTTGCTCCCCAGGCGCAGGGCAAAGGTTACGGCTATGAATCCCTGCGCGCGCTGTGCGATTACGCCTTCTCCGCAGGCGGCATCAGGCGGCTCACCGCAACCGTCACCGCGGGCAATCAGGCGTCAAAAAGCTTGCTACAGAAGGTTGGATTTCGGCAGGAAGGCGAGCTACGCGAATGTTATTGGCTCAACGGTCGTTGGCATAATGACTGGCTATTTGGCCTGCTGCGTCACGATTACAACCAGCCTGGGCCATCTGGCGAATAG
- the gorA gene encoding glutathione-disulfide reductase translates to MTKHYDYIAIGGGSGGIASINRAAMYGQKCALIEAKDLGGTCVNVGCVPKKVMWHAAQIREAIHLYGPDYGFDATINNFDWDKLIASRSAYIDRIHTSYDNVLGKNKVDVIKGFARFVDAKTVEVNGETITADHILIATGGRPSHPNIPGVEYGIDSDGFFELPALPKRVAVVGAGYIAVELAGVINGLGAQTHLFVRKHAPLRSFDPLIVETLVEVMNAEGPQLHTNAIPKAVVKNADGSLTLELEDGRSQTVDCLIWAIGREPANDNFNLAVTGVKTNDKGYIVVDKFQNTNVSGIYAVGDNTGAVELTPVAVAAGRRLSERLFNNKPDEHLDYSNIPTVVFSHPPIGTVGLTEPQAREQYGDDAVKVYKSSFTAMYTAVTSHRQPCRMKLVCVGPEEKIVGIHGIGFGMDEMLQGFAVALKMGATKKDFDNTVAIHPTASEEFVTMR, encoded by the coding sequence ATGACCAAACATTATGACTACATCGCTATCGGCGGCGGCAGCGGCGGCATCGCCTCCATCAACCGTGCGGCAATGTATGGACAGAAGTGCGCGCTGATTGAAGCCAAAGACCTGGGCGGCACCTGCGTGAACGTCGGCTGCGTGCCGAAGAAAGTCATGTGGCATGCGGCGCAGATCCGCGAAGCAATCCATCTGTATGGCCCGGATTACGGCTTTGATGCCACCATCAATAACTTCGACTGGGACAAACTGATCGCCAGCCGTAGCGCCTATATCGACCGTATCCACACCTCTTACGATAACGTGCTGGGTAAAAACAAAGTCGATGTGATTAAGGGCTTCGCGCGCTTTGTCGATGCGAAAACCGTGGAAGTGAATGGTGAAACGATCACTGCCGATCATATCCTGATCGCCACCGGTGGCCGTCCGAGTCATCCGAATATTCCGGGCGTCGAGTACGGCATCGATTCCGATGGCTTCTTCGAACTGCCGGCGCTGCCGAAACGTGTTGCGGTGGTTGGCGCAGGCTATATCGCCGTTGAGCTGGCGGGCGTGATTAATGGCCTGGGCGCACAAACTCACCTGTTTGTGCGTAAACACGCGCCGCTGCGCAGCTTTGATCCGCTGATCGTCGAGACGCTGGTCGAAGTGATGAACGCCGAAGGCCCGCAGCTGCACACCAACGCCATTCCGAAAGCGGTGGTCAAGAATGCCGATGGCAGCCTGACCCTGGAGCTGGAAGATGGCCGCAGCCAGACCGTCGACTGCCTGATTTGGGCGATTGGTCGCGAACCGGCAAACGATAACTTCAACCTCGCCGTTACAGGTGTGAAAACCAACGATAAAGGCTATATCGTCGTCGATAAATTCCAGAATACCAACGTTTCTGGCATTTACGCCGTTGGCGATAATACCGGTGCCGTTGAGCTGACCCCAGTGGCGGTTGCCGCCGGTCGTCGTCTCTCCGAGCGCTTATTTAACAACAAGCCGGACGAGCATCTGGACTACAGCAACATCCCGACCGTGGTCTTCAGCCATCCGCCTATCGGCACCGTCGGCTTAACCGAGCCGCAGGCGCGCGAGCAGTACGGTGATGACGCAGTGAAGGTGTATAAATCCTCTTTCACCGCCATGTACACCGCGGTGACCTCGCACCGCCAGCCGTGCCGCATGAAGCTGGTCTGCGTTGGCCCGGAAGAGAAGATTGTCGGTATTCACGGCATCGGTTTTGGTATGGACGAAATGCTGCAAGGCTTCGCGGTGGCGCTGAAAATGGGCGCGACTAAGAAAGACTTCGATAATACCGTGGCGATTCACCCGACGGCATCGGAAGAATTTGTGACGATGCGCTAA
- a CDS encoding glutathione S-transferase family protein, translating into MIKILGKRSSINVRKVLWTCEEAGLDYQQEDYGSGFQSIETPEFRALNPNSLVPVLLDDDFVLWESNSICRYLARKAGREDLLPSAPQAAAEVEHWMDWQATEFNNAWRYAFMGLVRKDPRFQDPAAIKESIAAWTRCVQIVNAQLQQTRAWVTGSQFTLADIVLGLSVHRWKMTPFAHPEMAEVERWYMALNQRSAFKRHGNNGVA; encoded by the coding sequence ATGATAAAAATACTGGGCAAGCGCTCATCAATTAACGTGCGTAAAGTGCTGTGGACCTGTGAAGAGGCAGGGCTGGATTATCAGCAGGAAGATTATGGGAGTGGGTTCCAGTCAATCGAGACGCCTGAGTTTCGTGCCCTTAACCCGAATAGCCTGGTGCCGGTGCTGCTGGATGATGACTTTGTTTTGTGGGAGTCGAACAGTATTTGCCGCTACCTGGCGCGTAAAGCGGGGCGGGAAGACCTGCTCCCCAGCGCACCGCAGGCTGCCGCTGAGGTTGAGCACTGGATGGACTGGCAGGCGACGGAGTTTAACAATGCCTGGCGCTACGCTTTTATGGGGCTGGTGCGCAAGGATCCACGCTTTCAGGACCCGGCGGCGATTAAAGAGAGTATTGCCGCCTGGACCCGCTGCGTGCAGATCGTTAATGCGCAGCTTCAGCAGACCAGAGCATGGGTCACCGGTAGCCAGTTTACCCTCGCGGATATTGTCCTTGGCCTGTCGGTGCATCGCTGGAAAATGACGCCGTTCGCCCATCCGGAAATGGCGGAAGTCGAGCGCTGGTATATGGCGCTGAATCAGCGTTCGGCGTTTAAGCGCCATGGGAATAATGGCGTGGCGTAA
- a CDS encoding YdgH/BhsA/McbA-like domain containing protein, with translation MKLVTGIVASLVIGSLSFGAFAAKEIQKDELAKLNLTKIGTITTSKTTSPMDARQDLSKKADELGGTYFVVIAGEKNEKTVHANADVYK, from the coding sequence ATGAAACTTGTTACAGGTATTGTTGCATCTCTGGTGATTGGTTCACTGTCCTTCGGCGCGTTCGCTGCCAAGGAAATTCAAAAAGATGAGTTGGCTAAACTGAATCTGACCAAAATTGGTACGATTACGACGTCAAAAACAACCTCTCCGATGGATGCAAGACAAGATCTGTCGAAAAAAGCGGATGAGCTGGGCGGCACCTATTTTGTGGTGATTGCAGGCGAGAAGAACGAGAAAACGGTTCACGCGAACGCGGACGTCTACAAGTAA
- a CDS encoding LysR family transcriptional regulator: MDKIHAMQLFIRVAELESFSRAADTLGLPKGSVSRQIQALESHLGTRLLHRTTRRVQLTQDGMVYYERARDLLSNLDELDGMFQLDPSSISGRLRVDMPVSLAKRLVIPQLPGFLQQYPGIELELSSSDRLVDVVREGFDCVVRVGTLKDSGLIARPLGKLTQINCASPQYLTRFGYPQSLDDLADHALIHYASNLGVRPLGFEVVSDGVVRWVKTGGVLTVNSTETYQASCLAGLGIIQVPRTGVREMLRTGELIEILPHYRAEPLPVSLLYPHRRHLSRRVHLFMEWLGGLMKNYVD; encoded by the coding sequence ATGGATAAAATTCACGCAATGCAGTTGTTTATTCGGGTAGCTGAACTGGAGAGTTTTTCTCGCGCCGCCGATACCCTCGGCCTGCCTAAAGGTAGCGTATCGCGTCAGATTCAGGCGCTGGAGAGCCACCTTGGCACTCGCCTGCTGCACCGCACGACCCGCCGGGTGCAGCTCACTCAGGACGGTATGGTCTATTACGAACGCGCAAGGGATCTGCTTAGCAACCTCGACGAACTGGACGGCATGTTCCAGCTTGACCCCTCCAGCATCAGCGGACGCCTGCGGGTAGATATGCCGGTAAGTCTGGCTAAAAGGCTGGTCATTCCGCAACTACCGGGATTTTTGCAACAGTACCCCGGTATCGAACTGGAACTGAGCAGCAGCGATCGGCTGGTTGATGTGGTTCGTGAAGGATTTGACTGTGTGGTGCGCGTCGGCACGCTGAAAGACTCCGGTCTCATCGCTCGTCCGCTGGGGAAATTAACGCAAATCAACTGCGCCAGCCCGCAGTATCTGACGCGATTCGGCTACCCGCAATCGCTCGACGATCTGGCCGATCATGCGTTGATCCACTACGCCAGCAACCTGGGAGTTCGCCCGCTGGGGTTTGAAGTGGTCAGCGACGGCGTGGTTCGCTGGGTCAAAACTGGCGGCGTGCTCACCGTCAATAGTACCGAGACTTATCAGGCATCGTGTCTGGCAGGACTGGGGATTATTCAGGTGCCACGTACCGGCGTTCGCGAGATGCTGCGCACCGGTGAGCTGATTGAAATTCTGCCCCACTATCGCGCCGAACCGCTGCCAGTTTCGTTGCTCTACCCGCACCGGCGTCATCTTTCACGCCGGGTGCATCTGTTTATGGAGTGGCTGGGCGGACTGATGAAAAACTATGTTGATTAA